In the Tribolium castaneum strain GA2 chromosome 1, icTriCast1.1, whole genome shotgun sequence genome, one interval contains:
- the LOC656172 gene encoding transmembrane protein 223, translating into MIGMFRIQQFVQNVVKRPTFAIFPRVRNFTEKPLDVNTNVVKDVILFKYDNPRFFKIINIFAGCQFLFWSYLSVFAYTRLRDAPVDHSQETTWWRKINLGENKYRNALTLISFIIGYGILSVTWMFTLRSVRYLVLHQGGQNLSFVTYTPLGKNRIFTVSLKNVNCKESRSVATSQLPIKVKGHYLHYILDMRGEFKNPTLFDHTAGLRRKWRTAA; encoded by the exons ATGATTGGAATGTTTAGGATTCAACAATTCGTCCAAAATGTGGTAAAAAGACCCACTTTTGCGATATTCCCACGAGTGAGAAATTTCACCGAAAAACCATTAGACGTTAACACAAATGTGGTGAAAGAcgttatattatttaaatacgaCAATCCCCGATTTTTCAagataatcaatatttttgctGGGTGTCAGTTCCTCTTCTGGTCTTATCTTTCAGTCTTTGCATACACCAGACTTCGAGATGCACCAGTCGACCACTCACAGGAGACAACTTGGTGGCGCAAAATCAATCTTGGTGAAAACAAGTACAGAAATGCGCTGACACTAATATCGTTTATAATAG GATATGGTATTTTGAGTGTAACTTGGATGTTTACGTTAAGATCGGTCCGATATTTGGTTCTGCATCAAGGGGGTCAAAATTTGTCTTTTGTAACATACACGCCTTTGGGGAAAAATCGCATTTTTACAGTGAGCTTGAAAAATGTGAATTGTAAAGAGTCAAGAAGTGTTGCTACGTCTCAACTGCCCATTAAAGTAAAAGGGCATTATCTTCATTACATTTTGGACATGAGGGGTGAATTTAAAAACCCGACATTATTTGACCACACTGCGGGATTACGCCGTAAATGGAGGACAGCCGCATAA